In the genome of Zootoca vivipara chromosome 6, rZooViv1.1, whole genome shotgun sequence, the window AGATGCACCGTCGTCTGAGCGCAGTGCGCGACCTGGTACTGGAGGTGGCTGCAGTTGGGCCCGGCCGGCGGCGGGTAGAGGGCGGCCAGGGCCGCCGCCTCGTCGTCCTCGTGGGGTTCCTGCTTGATGAGCAGCGGGCGCAGGCCGGGCAGCGGCGGTCCACCGGCCAGGCGCTCGTAGGCCGCGCCGGCCTCCAGCTTGTCCGCGTAGCCGTAGAGCGGGCCGCCTTGCGGGAAGCCGACGCCCGGCATCCCGGATCCGACGCCGTACTCCAGGCCGGTCTTAGCGGCGCGTTCCTGCTTGTTGTGCTGGAAGAGGTCGGCCAGGAACTCGTCGTTGAAGGCGCTCGGGTCGATGTAGGCGCTCAGGTCGATGGAGTTCTCGTGCTCGCAGATGTCAGGCAGCTCCGAGGCCAGGTAGCCGTAGGCGCCGGCGGAGGGCAGGTGCGGGTGCGCCCCGGCGGGAGAAGCGGGCtggtggcgctgctgctgctgctgcgctggcTGCAGGGCGTGCGGCTGGAGGGCGCTGCTCTGGGGGGGCCGCGAGTCCGCCTCGTAGAAGTTGCCCGACTCCATGGAGTAGCTAAAGCGGGCCGCTGCGGCGCATGGTGGGGGACCCGCTGGCTCCAGGCTGAGGCTGCACCCGGCTCTGCCGCTTGCTTGCACTAATGAGTCTTTCCTACTCCCTTCGGCTCTCGGCTTGCTCCCgggctgcctcctccagccctcgGCCTCCTATTTATACCTCCTGCTTCGCAGGCAGAGCTGGGCATCGCCCTCTAGTGTCCAACCTCCTGGGAACTTTGACCGGCCTCGCCTCCTTTCGGTGGAGCTTGGAGCCTCGACGGGGCCTCCCCggctgccctgcctgcctgcctccttgcccgcccaccgcctcctcctccgggcTGCCTGCCTGGACGGGCTGAACGCCAGCGCCCTGCAGAGGGAC includes:
- the CEBPA gene encoding CCAAT/enhancer-binding protein alpha; this encodes MESGNFYEADSRPPQSSALQPHALQPAQQQQQRHQPASPAGAHPHLPSAGAYGYLASELPDICEHENSIDLSAYIDPSAFNDEFLADLFQHNKQERAAKTGLEYGVGSGMPGVGFPQGGPLYGYADKLEAGAAYERLAGGPPLPGLRPLLIKQEPHEDDEAAALAALYPPPAGPNCSHLQYQVAHCAQTTVHLQPGGQPTPPPTPAPSPHGGAHHPHHAQHPHHAHRLHAAGGGAASSGKSKKLLDKSSSEYRVRRERNNIAVRKSRDKAKQRNAETQQKVLELSNDNERLRKRVEQLSRELETLRGIFRQLPESSLVKAMGSCA